The Candidatus Dadabacteria bacterium genomic sequence CCTGGGCTTTCCTCCCGCGGCGGGAAAGGAATCGAATATGTAGGCGAAATTCCGCTTTATGTTGGTAAGGGCGCACTTGTTCGCGTAACAGTCTATGTCCATTGAATTTATGAAGTTAAACGCCTTAAGATCATCTATTCCGTGGGTGTGGTCCGCGTGGGAGTGGGTATAGAGAACGAGATCGATCCTGGTTATGCCCTCCCTCAGAGCCTGGGTCCTCAGATCGGTCGAAGTGTCGATAAGTATTTTCTTTCCGGCCACCTCGACAACCACGGAACTTCTAGTACGTTTGTTCTTAATATTATCCGATGTGCATACATCACATTGGCAGCCCACTACGGGAACGCCTGTTGAAGTGGCACATCCAAGCACTCTGACCTTCATAGAACACGCCAAACATGGTAGAATTAATTTTGTAAGAACATAACATACAAATCTTCCGAAAAAAATTTACAACGGCCCAACAGCCAATATACTTTCTGTGTAAAGTGAGAAGCCGCATAAAACTTTTTCCCTTTCTCATAGCTTCTATCTGCCTGCTTACCCTTTCTTTCGCCACGGCGAAGGAGAAAAACAGGGCCCTCTTCGAAGAGAATTTCAAGCTTTACCGCCAGATCGAGTCAAATTCCGAAAAATCCAAGAGAAGCGAAACATGGGATCTCGTGGGAAGCACTTTCTACAGGCTGTATTCGCAGGATCCCGAGTGGAAAAACGCCCCGCTCTGTCTCTTCGCCGCCGCCAGGGTCTACGACAGAAAGTCCCTCAGGTTCAAAACGCCCGAGGACTCCGAGAAAGCGCTTCAGTACTTGCGGGAGTTCGTGAAAAGATATCCGAAAGACAGCCTGGCCGACGACTCGTGGCTTCGGATGGGAAGGATCCTTGAGCGCAGGGGGGAGAAAAAGGAAGCCGCAACGGCGTACCAGAGGATCGTCTACGGAATGGAGGAAGCAGACACCTACGAGATAGCGAAGAAGAGGCTGGCGACACTCACGGGAGCAAAAACTTCAAAGAAAGCAGAGCCCGCGGCAAAAAAGGCGCCGCCCAAAAAATACCCCAAGGGATACGCCGTCGTAAAGAAAATAAGGCACTGGTCAACGGACGACTATACGCGGGTCGTAATAGAGGCCGACAGAGAGATCAAGTACACATCCAAAATGCTGCGTGCCGACCCCGATCTCAAAACCCCTCCCCGCCTTTACGTTGACCTTGAAAAAACCGTCATCTCGGATTCGGTCAACATCGAGCCCATCACGAAAGGACTTCTTGAGAAGATAAGTTTCGCGAGCAACCGCCCGGGAGTCTCGCGCGTCGTGCTCTACATAAAGGATCTTGAAGGCCACAAGGTCTTTTCCCTGAGAAAGTCGGAACAGAACCCTTCTTTCCGGCTCGTGATGGACATAAAGGGAGCGGGAGCGCAGCCTGAGAAAATATTCGCGGAGGGTGCTCCTTCACACGACAAGCAGGGACCCTCTCTTAAATCCAAGGTTCCCGAAGGAGAGATAGCAAGCCTCAAGCAGGCCCTCGGACTCAAGGTAAGGACCATAGTGATCGACCCGGGCCACGGAGGACATGATCCGGGCGCCGTAGGTCCAAGCGGCCTCAGGGAAAAGGACGTAAACCTCAGGATAGCCAAGAGACTTAGGGAGAGGCTTATAGAAGAGGGAAAGAGCTTCGGCATAGAAAACGTCTACCTTACAAGAAGCACCGACAGGTTCATTCCTCTTGAGGAGCGCACGGCAATAGCGAAAAAAAGAAAGGCAGACATTTTCATATCCATACACTGCAACGGGGCAAGAAGGAAAAAGGCGCACGGAATAGAGACCTACATACTGGGCTTTACAGACGACCAGACCTCACTCCAGCTCGCGGCCAGGGAGAACGCCACCACGACCAAGGGACTGAATGATCTTGGAAGCACGCTCAAGCAATATATACTCAGCGCCAAGAAAGAAGAGTCCCAGCAGGTCGCCGGTTACGTGCAGAAATCCATAATTCAGAACGTTTCCGTGAAATACAAGTACATAAACAACAAGGGAGTGAAAAAGGCGCCTTTTGTCGTGCTGATCGGAGCGGATGTACCGAGCCTGCTGATTGAGACCTCTTTCATAACAAATCCCAGAGAGGAAAAAAGACTGAAGAGCGAAGCCTACATAAATAGAATAGTGGACGGAATAGTCCTGGGAATAAAGAAGTACTCAATGCAGACCCAGAAAGTCTCCTGAGGCCCCAATGTGCTTTATGGACAGCGTAAACAACGAGATCGCGAAAATATTCTCAAGGATAGCCGATTCTCTTGAGATTCTGGATGAAAACGTCTTCAAGATAAACGCCTACAGAAAGGCCTCGCGCAACATCTCCTCAATGCCGGATTCCCTTGAGGAATTCGACGGGGAAAAGGAACTCTCAACGATACCGGGAATCGGCAAGGATCTTTCCCAGAAAATAATCGAGCACAGGCTCACCGGGAAGATCGCCTACTACGAGGAGATAAAAAAACAGGTTCCCGACGAACTCGCAGAACTTCTCGATATAAGAGGAGTCGGACCGAAGTTTCTCCGCACCCTCGTAAAGCACTTCGGAGTAGCGGACATCGAAAGCCTTAAGGAAACCATCGCCAGCCCGGACATTCTCGAGGTAGACGGCATAGGAAAAAAGAAAATCGAGCAGA encodes the following:
- a CDS encoding MBL fold metallo-hydrolase, encoding MKVRVLGCATSTGVPVVGCQCDVCTSDNIKNKRTRSSVVVEVAGKKILIDTSTDLRTQALREGITRIDLVLYTHSHADHTHGIDDLKAFNFINSMDIDCYANKCALTNIKRNFAYIFDSFPAAGGKPRLNFKEINGEIRFEGIRIEPIDIYHHNWQILGYRIGSFGYVTDCSAIPEESYEKLSGLDLLILGALRYKPHRAHFSIEQAVGEIEKLGPKRALLTHMGHELEYEKLLAELPDHVEPAYDGAEIELRDP
- a CDS encoding N-acetylmuramoyl-L-alanine amidase, which gives rise to MRSRIKLFPFLIASICLLTLSFATAKEKNRALFEENFKLYRQIESNSEKSKRSETWDLVGSTFYRLYSQDPEWKNAPLCLFAAARVYDRKSLRFKTPEDSEKALQYLREFVKRYPKDSLADDSWLRMGRILERRGEKKEAATAYQRIVYGMEEADTYEIAKKRLATLTGAKTSKKAEPAAKKAPPKKYPKGYAVVKKIRHWSTDDYTRVVIEADREIKYTSKMLRADPDLKTPPRLYVDLEKTVISDSVNIEPITKGLLEKISFASNRPGVSRVVLYIKDLEGHKVFSLRKSEQNPSFRLVMDIKGAGAQPEKIFAEGAPSHDKQGPSLKSKVPEGEIASLKQALGLKVRTIVIDPGHGGHDPGAVGPSGLREKDVNLRIAKRLRERLIEEGKSFGIENVYLTRSTDRFIPLEERTAIAKKRKADIFISIHCNGARRKKAHGIETYILGFTDDQTSLQLAARENATTTKGLNDLGSTLKQYILSAKKEESQQVAGYVQKSIIQNVSVKYKYINNKGVKKAPFVVLIGADVPSLLIETSFITNPREEKRLKSEAYINRIVDGIVLGIKKYSMQTQKVS